DNA from Streptomyces sp. NBC_01476:
GACCGACCAGATCAACGCCACCTTCTGGAACGGCTCCCTTGAGGCCGAGAAGTCCCTCCCGCCGTCGATACCACGCCCTCGCCTACGCGACGTCCACGACTGGACCGAGGGCTCGTGGAGCTACCGCGCCGAGCTGTATGACTACGAGCCCGAACGTCTCGTCTCCGCCACCCCCACCCTGACGACGGCGCCCGACCTCCCGCCCGCGTGGTGGACGAACCTCGCCACCGCTCTCACCGACATCACCACGGTCCCCACGGACCGCCTCTCCGTCCACCAGCCGTTCCTCGACCGCGCGATGCCCCGCTACCTCGGTACTCCCATCACCACTGAGGCGCCGTCCTGGTCCACCGCCCACGGCGACCTCCACTTCGCCAACCTCTGCGCCCCCACCCTCCGCATCCTCGACTGGGAAGGCTGGGGCCTCGCCCCGACAAGCTACGACGCGGCAGTCCTCCACAGCCACAGCCTCCTCGCTCCAGCCGTCGCCGCCCGCGTCCGCCACGAGCTGGCCCACATCCTCGACACCCCTGCGGGCCGCCACGCCGAACTCGTCGTCATAACTCAACTCCTTCACACCGGCCGCGACTTAGACCTCCTCGCGGCCCTCCGCTCGCGCGCGGCGCATCTGCTGAGCCGTCCACTCCTTCAGAAGTGACCTCTGCGGAGCGAGCACACCGCCTGGTCGGCGCGTTGGTCGCCGCCTGCTGAGCGTGGGAAGGCGGTAACGGTAGTCATGCCCCTGGACAGTCCCCGATGGACTCTGGCACCGTGAGCGGAAGACTTTCCAGTACCTCCCATCGGTACTCGGAGCCGCACCTGCGCAGCTCCACGAGCTGGAAGACCGGGTCCGCGGCGATCCGCAGGCCCCGGTGCGCCGGCCGATCCGGCGGGTCCGGCAGACCCGCGTCTGGCGGACGGACGGGTCCGGCAGGACCGGCAGGACCGGCGGGTCCGCGTCCAGCGGACCGACAGGTCCGACGCCTCCGGCGAGTCGGCGACTCCGCCCGGTCCCGCCAGGCCCGACGGGACCGCAGGACCGGCAGGTCCGTGACCGACAGGACCGGTGGTCTGCAGGGCCCGGGTCCGGCGGGGGCGGTGGTGCTGCCGCTCGCCTTGTCGCGGACGGGGCCGGCGGGGGGTGTCAGGAAAAGGCTTTGCTCCGGTCCGCCTGAGCAGGCATGGTGCGGTCGGTGGATGATGAAACCGGTTCGCGCCCCGGCGCCAAACGCACCGCGCTGCTGCCGGATCTGGCGCCGTGGCGGGACTCGAAGGACTTCCGGCTGATGTGGATGGCCGGAGCCATCACCACGTTCGGGAGTTTCCTGACCGTGGTGGCGCTGCCGGTGCAGCTGAAGGACCTGACCGGGTCGGCCGCCGCGGTCGGCGCGATCGGCGCGGTGGAGCTGGTGCCGCTGATCGTCTTCGGCCTGTACGGCGGGGCGCTGGCCGACGCGATGGACCGCAAGGTGCTGATCAACGCCACCGAGGCGGCGCAGGGGCTGCTGGCACTGGGCCTGCTGGTGAACACGCTGCTGCCGCACCCCATGGTGTGGCTGCTCTATGTGATGGCCGCGCTGTCGAGCGCCCTGACCGGCCTGCAGCGCCCCGCGCTGGACGCGATCGTGCAGCGGATCGTGCCGCGCGAGCAGCTGGCCGCGGCGGCCTCGCTCAACGCCCTGCGCTGGCAGGTGGGCGCCATCGCCGGCCCCTCCGTCGCCGGTCTGGTGATCGCCTGGGCCGGGCTGAGCTGGGCGTACGCCGCCGACGCGGCCACCTTCGCGGTCTCGGTCTGCCTGGGCCTCGGCCTGCGCCGCTCCCCCGCGGCCCACGACGCCGTACCGCCGTCGCTGCGCGGCATCGCGGCGGGCGCCCGCTACGCCTGGAGCCGCAAGGAACTCCTCGGCACCTACGCGATCGACCTGGCCGCGATGTTCTTCGCCTACCCGGTGGCGGTCTACCCGTTCCTCGCCGACGACCTGCACGCGCCCTGGTCGCTGGGGCTGATGTACGCGGCGGGTTCGGTGGGCTCGCTGCTGGTGAGTCTGACCAGCGGCTGGTCGACGCGGGTGCACCGGCACGGGCGGATGGTGGTGCTCGCGGCGGCCGGCTGGGGCGCCGCGATGGCCTGCGCCGGGTGGGCCGGGGAGATCTGGCTGGTGCTGCTCTTCCTGACCGCGGCCGGCGGGCTCGACATGATCAGCGGCATCGGCCGCAGCACCATGTGGAACCAGACCATCCCCGACGAACTGCGCGGCCGGCTGGCCGGCATCGAGCTGCTCTCCTACTCGGTCGGCCCGCAGCTGGGCCAGGTCCGCTCCGGCGGGGTGGCCGCGATCAGCTCCGCCCGGGCCTCGGTCTGGTCCGGCGGCCTGGCCTGCGTCGCCGCGGTGGGCCTGGTGGCGGTGGCGCTGCCCGCGCTGACGCGGTACGACGCGCGCGCCGCGGTGGGCCTGGTGGCGGTGGTGCCTGTGGGCCTGGAGGCCGGCTGATCCGGGGGGCCGGCCGCGGCGGGGCGGGCTACTTGTCGCCCTCCGGGTCGTCGCCCTTGTCGTGCCAGCGCGGGTCGGTGTCCCACTCCAGGTTCCGTTCCGCCGCCGCGTCCATCGCGCGCTGCGCCTCCTCGCGGGACGGATAGGGGCCGAAGCGGTCCTTGGCCGGGCAGTTGGGACCCTCCTCGACGGTCTTGTGCTCCAGGCAGTAGAACCACTCGCCCGGCTTGCCGGCCGGCTTGCGGGCCTTGAACAGCGCCATGGTCGTCCTCCGAGGTGTCCGGGCTGGTGTCCCTGCCGCCAGCTTGCCCCAAGGAGCGCCGATACACTCGTCGGCATGTCTGGTCAGTCACTGCTCGTCCCCGGGAAACTGTCGCCCACCCGGCATGTCCCCGCCTCGATTCCGCGCCCCGAGTACGTCGGGAAGCCGGGCCCCACCCCGTACACCGGGCCGGAGGTGCAGGACGAGGAGACCGTCGCGAAGATGCGGATCGCCTCCCGGATCGCCGCCCGGGCGATGGAGGAGGCGGCGAAGGCCATCGCGCCCGGGGTGACCACCGACGAGCTGGACCGGATCGCGCACGAGTACATGGTCGGCCACCAGGCGTATCCCTCGGACCTGGGGTACCGGGGCTTCCCCAAGTCGCTGTGCACCTCGCTCAATGAGGTGATCTGCCACGGCATCCCGGACTCCACGGTGCTGCGGGACGGCGACATCGTGAACCTGGACGTGACCGCGTACATCCACGGGGTGCACGGCGACTGCAACGCCACCTACTTCGTCGGCGACGTGGACGAGGAGTCGCGGCTGCTGGTGGAGCGGACCCGGGAGTCGCTGGACCGGGCGATCAAGGCGGTACGGCCGGGGCGGCAGATCAATGTGATCGGCCGGGTCATCGAGTCGTACGCCCGGCGCTTCGGGTACGGGGTGGTCCGGGACTTCACCGGCCACGGGATCAACACCTCGTTCCACTCCGGGCTGATCATCCCGCACTACGACGACCCGCGGGCCACCACCGTGATGCGGCCCGGGATGACCTTCACCATCGAGCCGATGCTGACGCTGGGCACCCACGAGTACGACATCTGGGACGACGGCTGGACGGTCGTCACCAAGGACCGTAAGCGGACCGCCCAGTTCGAGCACACGCTGGTCGTCACCGCGGACGGGGCCGAGGTCCTGACGCTGCCCTGAGCGGCGGCGCCCGGTAGGGTGGCCGCGTTTCCGCCGGGGAGGCGGGGCGGCCCGCGCGACGGACCGCGCGGGACAGCGGGGGCCACCATGACATTCCAGGGGCCCCAGGGGATACGAGGGGGCAGGCACGTCATGATCCGCCGCAGGCTGCGCTGGGGGGCGGCGCTCCTCGCGCTGGCCGCGCCACTGACCGGCTGTATGACCGTGCACGGCGAGCGGGAGAACGTCCCCTCCGTCCAACCCGCCAGGGCCGCCGAGGTGTTGACGCACTTCGCGGCGGTCAACAACGCGGCCACCAAGGCGTACGACCCGGCGCTGATCGGCACCGTCGAGGCCGGTCCGCTGGGCGCGATCGACCAGGCGGGGCTGCGGGCGAAGCACGCCAACCACCCGGCGGGCAACCCGTCCTTCCGGCCGCTGGCCTTCTCCGACGCCCACTTCCTGATACCCCGCCAGGTCGGCTGGCCGAAGTTCTTCGTGGCCGACGCGGCCGTCAACCGCGGCGCCGGCAGCCGCTGGCTGCTGGTCTTCCGGCGGGCCGCGGCCGATCTGCCGTGGAAGGCGGACTTCCTGGCCGCCCCGGCCGCCGGGCAGGTGCCCGCGACGGCCACCGACGAGCACGGCAACGCGGTGGCCGTACCGGCGGCGGGCACCGACCTGCTGGTGCAGCCGGGGCAGGTGGCGACGGCGTACACCGCCTACCTCCAGCAGGGCACCGGCGGGCAGTTCGCGAGCGGGAACGCGACCTCGCAGCTGCGGGCCAACCGGGCGAGCCGGGCGCGGACCGCCAACTCGGTGACGCAGTACGCCGACCAGCCGGCGCGGGGCGGTGACTTCGAGCCGGTGGCGCTGCGGACGAAGGACGGCGGCGCGCTGGTCTTCTTCGGCACCCGGCACCAGTCGCGGGCGACCTACCGTGCCGGTTACCGGCTGACGGTGGACCCGGACACCAAAGCGCTCATGACGGGCACCCCGAAGACCTCGGTGACGCTCTCCACCGTGGGCCAGCAACT
Protein-coding regions in this window:
- a CDS encoding MFS transporter; this translates as MVRSVDDETGSRPGAKRTALLPDLAPWRDSKDFRLMWMAGAITTFGSFLTVVALPVQLKDLTGSAAAVGAIGAVELVPLIVFGLYGGALADAMDRKVLINATEAAQGLLALGLLVNTLLPHPMVWLLYVMAALSSALTGLQRPALDAIVQRIVPREQLAAAASLNALRWQVGAIAGPSVAGLVIAWAGLSWAYAADAATFAVSVCLGLGLRRSPAAHDAVPPSLRGIAAGARYAWSRKELLGTYAIDLAAMFFAYPVAVYPFLADDLHAPWSLGLMYAAGSVGSLLVSLTSGWSTRVHRHGRMVVLAAAGWGAAMACAGWAGEIWLVLLFLTAAGGLDMISGIGRSTMWNQTIPDELRGRLAGIELLSYSVGPQLGQVRSGGVAAISSARASVWSGGLACVAAVGLVAVALPALTRYDARAAVGLVAVVPVGLEAG
- the map gene encoding type I methionyl aminopeptidase translates to MSGQSLLVPGKLSPTRHVPASIPRPEYVGKPGPTPYTGPEVQDEETVAKMRIASRIAARAMEEAAKAIAPGVTTDELDRIAHEYMVGHQAYPSDLGYRGFPKSLCTSLNEVICHGIPDSTVLRDGDIVNLDVTAYIHGVHGDCNATYFVGDVDEESRLLVERTRESLDRAIKAVRPGRQINVIGRVIESYARRFGYGVVRDFTGHGINTSFHSGLIIPHYDDPRATTVMRPGMTFTIEPMLTLGTHEYDIWDDGWTVVTKDRKRTAQFEHTLVVTADGAEVLTLP